Proteins from one Amycolatopsis benzoatilytica AK 16/65 genomic window:
- a CDS encoding DUF3145 domain-containing protein, with protein MSTRGSTRGVVYVHSSPSAVCPHVEWAISGTLGARVELKWTAQPASPGQLRAECSWSAPAGTGGKLAGALKAWPMVRFEITEEPSAGVDGERFCHAPGLGLWHGRTSANGDIVVGEDQLRALVSMTRGGESLAHKLDELLAAAWDEALEPYRHAGDGAPVTWLHQVG; from the coding sequence GTGAGCACCCGTGGCAGCACCCGAGGCGTGGTGTACGTCCACTCGTCGCCGTCTGCGGTATGTCCGCACGTCGAGTGGGCGATTTCGGGCACCCTGGGTGCCCGAGTGGAGCTGAAGTGGACGGCCCAGCCGGCCAGTCCGGGACAGCTTCGCGCCGAATGCAGCTGGAGCGCGCCCGCAGGGACCGGCGGCAAACTCGCCGGGGCCCTCAAGGCGTGGCCGATGGTGCGCTTCGAAATCACCGAAGAGCCCAGCGCCGGCGTAGACGGCGAACGGTTCTGTCATGCCCCCGGCCTCGGCCTGTGGCACGGCCGGACCAGCGCCAACGGCGACATCGTCGTGGGCGAGGACCAGTTGCGCGCGCTCGTCAGCATGACGCGCGGCGGCGAGTCGCTCGCGCACAAGCTCGACGAACTGCTCGCCGCGGCCTGGGACGAAGCGCTCGAGCCGTACCGGCACGCGGGCGACGGCGCCCCGGTCACCTGGCTGCACCAGGTGGGCTGA
- a CDS encoding beta-ketoacyl-[acyl-carrier-protein] synthase family protein, which translates to MSNIDVVITGMGATTPLGGDVTSTWDGLLAGRSGVRTIEADWPEELGLPVRIAAQLAVDPAGILPRVQARRLDRCEQVALIAARQAWADAGFAEQTDEHTDVEPERLGVSIGTGVGGPVTLLTQNDLLHQQGLRKVSPLTVPMLMPNGPAAHVGIDLKARAGVHSPASACASGAEGIANGFEMIRSGRADVVVAGGAEACIHPITVAGFAQARTVSTRNDDPAAASRPFDVNRDGFVLGEGSGAVVLERADRAKARGARIYAKLAGYGITSDAYHITGNHPEGIGQIAAMRAAIAMAGLSPSDIGHVNAHATSTVVGDIGEAAAIRSAVGDHPVVTAPKGALGHLVGGAGAVEGIATILAVYQGIVPMTLNLTDQDPKVQLDVVSGENRKVELAAALSNSFGFGGHNTALVFTPAG; encoded by the coding sequence ATGAGCAACATCGACGTCGTGATCACCGGAATGGGCGCGACCACGCCGCTGGGCGGGGACGTCACGTCCACCTGGGACGGCCTGCTGGCCGGCCGCAGCGGTGTCCGCACCATCGAGGCGGACTGGCCCGAGGAGCTGGGCCTTCCGGTGCGGATCGCGGCGCAGCTCGCCGTGGACCCGGCCGGGATCCTGCCCCGCGTGCAAGCCCGCAGGCTCGACCGGTGCGAGCAGGTGGCGCTCATCGCCGCCCGGCAAGCGTGGGCCGACGCCGGGTTCGCCGAGCAGACCGACGAGCACACCGATGTCGAACCGGAACGCCTCGGCGTCTCCATCGGCACCGGTGTCGGCGGACCGGTCACCCTGCTGACCCAGAACGACCTGTTGCACCAGCAGGGTCTTCGCAAGGTGTCGCCGCTGACCGTGCCGATGCTGATGCCGAACGGCCCGGCGGCGCACGTGGGCATCGACCTGAAGGCGCGGGCCGGGGTGCACTCGCCCGCGTCGGCGTGCGCGTCCGGGGCCGAGGGCATCGCCAACGGCTTCGAGATGATCCGGTCCGGACGGGCCGACGTGGTGGTCGCGGGCGGTGCCGAGGCGTGCATCCACCCGATCACCGTCGCCGGGTTCGCCCAGGCCCGCACCGTGTCGACGCGCAACGACGACCCGGCGGCGGCCTCGCGTCCCTTCGACGTCAACCGCGACGGCTTCGTGCTCGGCGAGGGCTCTGGCGCCGTCGTGCTCGAACGCGCCGACCGGGCGAAGGCTCGCGGCGCGCGGATCTACGCGAAGCTGGCCGGTTACGGAATCACCTCCGACGCCTACCACATCACCGGCAATCACCCCGAGGGAATCGGGCAGATCGCCGCGATGCGCGCGGCGATCGCGATGGCCGGTCTCTCCCCGTCGGACATCGGCCACGTGAACGCGCACGCGACGTCCACTGTGGTCGGCGACATCGGCGAAGCGGCCGCCATCCGGTCCGCGGTCGGCGACCACCCGGTGGTCACCGCGCCGAAGGGCGCGCTCGGCCACCTGGTCGGCGGGGCGGGCGCGGTCGAGGGCATCGCCACGATCTTGGCGGTCTACCAGGGCATCGTGCCGATGACGCTGAACCTCACCGACCAGGACCCGAAGGTCCAGCTCGATGTGGTGTCCGGGGAGAACCGCAAGGTCGAACTGGCCGCCGCGCTGAGCAACTCGTTCGGATTCGGCGGGCACAACACCGCGCTGGTGTTCACGCCGGCCGGCTGA
- a CDS encoding acyl carrier protein — translation MADNTEILAGLAEIVEEVAGVAQDDVTAEKSFVDDLDIDSLSMVEIAVQAEDKFGVKIPDDELANLKTVGDAVNYVSANQK, via the coding sequence ATGGCTGACAACACTGAGATCCTCGCTGGCCTCGCCGAGATCGTCGAAGAGGTCGCCGGCGTGGCTCAGGACGACGTCACCGCCGAGAAGTCCTTCGTGGACGACCTGGACATCGACTCGCTGTCGATGGTCGAGATCGCCGTGCAGGCCGAGGACAAGTTCGGCGTCAAGATCCCGGACGACGAGCTGGCCAACCTGAAGACCGTCGGCGACGCGGTGAACTACGTGTCCGCCAACCAGAAGTAA
- a CDS encoding beta-ketoacyl-ACP synthase III codes for MTARPTLRQQTGAPAARILGFGSHQPDRVVTNDDLSQVMDTNDQWIRDRVGIIERRFGDKDELLVDFAVAAGAAALADAGVEPSEVDTLILPNCTMPTQIPNAAAQVAARIGIPNPGAFDLNAACAGFCYGLGVASDLIRAGSAKKALVIGAEKLTDAVDPTDRANAIIFADGAGAAVVGGSDEPGIGPVVWGSAGELVDLIYMRDGKYIYQEGQSVFRWATTQIAPIALRALEAAGLQPSDVDVLVPHQANLRIVESIAKKLRAKGAREDLVVADDIKYSGNTSSASIPMAIDHMRKAGTAKSGDVVLAVGFGAGLSYAGQAFILP; via the coding sequence GTGACCGCCCGCCCCACCCTGCGCCAGCAGACCGGCGCGCCCGCCGCCCGGATCCTCGGCTTCGGCAGCCACCAGCCGGACCGGGTCGTCACCAACGACGACCTGTCCCAGGTGATGGACACCAACGACCAGTGGATCCGCGACCGGGTCGGCATCATCGAACGCCGCTTCGGCGACAAGGACGAGCTGCTGGTCGACTTCGCGGTCGCGGCAGGCGCCGCGGCGCTCGCCGACGCAGGGGTCGAACCGTCCGAAGTAGACACCCTGATCCTGCCGAACTGCACCATGCCGACGCAGATCCCGAACGCGGCCGCGCAGGTCGCCGCGCGGATCGGCATTCCGAACCCAGGCGCGTTCGACCTCAACGCCGCCTGCGCCGGGTTCTGCTACGGCCTCGGCGTCGCCTCCGACCTGATCCGGGCGGGCTCGGCGAAGAAGGCGCTGGTGATCGGCGCGGAGAAGCTCACCGACGCGGTGGACCCGACCGACCGGGCGAACGCGATCATCTTCGCCGACGGCGCGGGCGCCGCGGTGGTCGGCGGTTCGGACGAGCCGGGCATCGGCCCGGTCGTCTGGGGCAGCGCGGGCGAGCTGGTCGACCTGATCTACATGCGCGACGGCAAGTACATCTACCAGGAGGGCCAGTCGGTCTTCCGGTGGGCGACCACCCAGATCGCGCCGATCGCGTTGCGGGCGCTGGAAGCGGCCGGCCTGCAGCCGTCCGATGTGGACGTGCTGGTGCCGCACCAGGCCAACCTGCGGATCGTCGAGTCGATCGCGAAGAAGCTGCGCGCCAAGGGCGCGCGCGAGGACCTGGTCGTCGCCGACGACATCAAGTACTCGGGCAACACCTCGTCCGCCTCGATCCCGATGGCGATCGACCACATGCGCAAGGCCGGCACGGCCAAGAGCGGCGACGTGGTGCTGGCGGTCGGTTTCGGCGCCGGGCTTTCCTATGCCGGGCAGGCATTCATCCTGCCCTGA
- a CDS encoding ACP S-malonyltransferase gives MTVAVLSPGQGSQTPGMLTPWLELDGARARVEEWSARSGLDLLRLGTEADAEEIQDTAVAQPLIVALSLLSFEHLPVPADAPVAGHSVGELAAAAIAGVLTPADAVALAAVRGAEMAKACALEPTSMAAVMLGDPDEVTAWLESQGLTAANRNGAGQIVASGAAEAIERIIAEPMEGTKIRALKVAGAFHTPYMAPAEEALREHAAGLTPADPTRPLLSNADGQVVESGAEYLRRLVAQVTRPVRWDLTMDGLVSLGVDHTVELAPAGALTGLVKRQLKGVVTTTTALKSPAELAALREEDAQ, from the coding sequence GTGACAGTTGCAGTCCTCTCCCCCGGCCAGGGTTCTCAGACCCCCGGAATGCTCACCCCGTGGCTCGAGCTCGACGGTGCCCGCGCGCGGGTCGAAGAGTGGTCCGCTCGTTCCGGGCTCGACCTGCTCCGGCTCGGCACGGAAGCCGACGCCGAGGAGATCCAGGACACCGCGGTCGCGCAGCCGCTGATCGTCGCACTGTCCCTGTTGTCTTTCGAGCACCTGCCGGTGCCCGCCGACGCGCCGGTGGCCGGCCACTCGGTCGGCGAACTCGCCGCCGCCGCGATCGCCGGGGTGCTCACCCCGGCCGACGCCGTCGCGCTGGCCGCGGTGCGCGGGGCCGAGATGGCCAAGGCGTGCGCGCTCGAGCCGACGTCGATGGCCGCCGTGATGCTCGGCGACCCCGACGAGGTCACCGCGTGGCTGGAAAGCCAGGGCCTCACCGCCGCGAACCGCAACGGGGCCGGGCAGATCGTCGCCTCCGGCGCCGCCGAGGCGATCGAGCGGATCATCGCCGAGCCGATGGAGGGCACGAAGATCCGTGCGCTCAAGGTGGCCGGCGCCTTCCACACGCCGTACATGGCGCCCGCGGAAGAAGCGCTGCGCGAGCACGCGGCCGGTCTGACCCCGGCCGACCCGACGCGCCCGCTGCTGTCCAATGCCGACGGCCAGGTCGTCGAGAGCGGCGCGGAGTACCTGCGCCGGCTCGTCGCCCAGGTGACCCGCCCGGTCCGCTGGGACCTCACCATGGACGGGCTGGTCTCCCTCGGCGTGGACCACACCGTCGAACTCGCGCCCGCGGGCGCCCTGACCGGACTGGTCAAGCGGCAGCTCAAGGGTGTCGTCACCACTACCACCGCGCTCAAGTCGCCTGCCGAGCTGGCGGCGCTGCGCGAGGAGGACGCCCAGTGA